One genomic region from Rosa rugosa chromosome 1, drRosRugo1.1, whole genome shotgun sequence encodes:
- the LOC133726045 gene encoding septum-promoting GTP-binding protein 1 isoform X2 — protein MVQYTLRRRVHRRVLVLRRCIRHVMDRIITCCLGKPVHYRMLPISVMTPPSGSIASPDSAVKAVRHQKSSAATSGRESVDSNLVSLKISLLGDSQIGKTSFLVKYVGGDEKEGEPQTTGLNFMDKTLIVRDARISYSIWEVGGDKKSQDNMQVACMDSVAILFMFDLTSRCTLNSIPTWYHRARKWNQTAIPILIGTKFDDFIQLPLDLQWAIASQARAYAKAFNATLFFSSATYNINVNKIFKFITAKLFDLPWTVERNLTIGEPIIDF, from the exons ATGGTCCAGTACACCCTCCGGCGAAGAGTTCACCGTCGCGTTTTGGTTCTCCGCCGTTGCATTCGACACGTCATGGATAGGATTATTACTTGCTGTTTAGGAAAGCCGGTTCACTACCGGATGCTGCCGATTTCGGTTATGACTCCTCCTTCCGGCTCTATCGCCAGCCCTGACTCCGCTGTCAAGGCCGTCCGGCATCAGAAGTCGTCGGCTGCTACGAGTGGTCGGGAAAGCGTAGACTCCAACTTGGTCTCATTGAAGATTAGTCTGTTAGGGGATAGCCAAATCGGAAAGACGAGCTTTTTG GTAAAGTACGTGGGAGGtgatgagaaagaaggagagccACAGACTACAGGGTTGAATTTCATGGATAAAACTCTAATCGTCAGAGATGCTCGGATTTCGTATAGTATTTGGGAAGTTGGAG GTGATAAGAAATCCCAGGACAATATGCAGGTTGCTTGCATGGATTCCGTAGCAATTTTGTTCATGTTCGACTTGACAAGTCGTTGTACGTTAAATAG TATTCCAACATGGTATCACCGAGCCAGAAAATGGAATCAG ACGGCAATCCCAATATTGATAGGAACAAAGTTCGATGACTTCATCCAGCTCCCATTAGATTTGCAATGGGCAATCGCGAGTCAG GCAAGAGCTTATGCAAAGGCATTCAACGCAACACTTTTCTTTTCCAGTGCAACCTACAACATAAATGTGAACAAGATCTTCAAATTCATCACAGCCAAGCTCTTTGACTTACCGTGGACCGTCGAGCGGAATCTGACCATTGGAGAGCCCATTATTGATTTCTAG
- the LOC133726045 gene encoding septum-promoting GTP-binding protein 1 isoform X1 yields the protein MVQYTLRRRVHRRVLVLRRCIRHVMDRIITCCLGKPVHYRMLPISVMTPPSGSIASPDSAVKAVRHQKSSAATSGRESVDSNLVSLKISLLGDSQIGKTSFLVKYVGGDEKEGEPQTTGLNFMDKTLIVRDARISYSIWEVGGDKKSQDNMQVACMDSVAILFMFDLTSRCTLNSIPTWYHRARKWNQVIFYALYFLLLKNKTAIPILIGTKFDDFIQLPLDLQWAIASQARAYAKAFNATLFFSSATYNINVNKIFKFITAKLFDLPWTVERNLTIGEPIIDF from the exons ATGGTCCAGTACACCCTCCGGCGAAGAGTTCACCGTCGCGTTTTGGTTCTCCGCCGTTGCATTCGACACGTCATGGATAGGATTATTACTTGCTGTTTAGGAAAGCCGGTTCACTACCGGATGCTGCCGATTTCGGTTATGACTCCTCCTTCCGGCTCTATCGCCAGCCCTGACTCCGCTGTCAAGGCCGTCCGGCATCAGAAGTCGTCGGCTGCTACGAGTGGTCGGGAAAGCGTAGACTCCAACTTGGTCTCATTGAAGATTAGTCTGTTAGGGGATAGCCAAATCGGAAAGACGAGCTTTTTG GTAAAGTACGTGGGAGGtgatgagaaagaaggagagccACAGACTACAGGGTTGAATTTCATGGATAAAACTCTAATCGTCAGAGATGCTCGGATTTCGTATAGTATTTGGGAAGTTGGAG GTGATAAGAAATCCCAGGACAATATGCAGGTTGCTTGCATGGATTCCGTAGCAATTTTGTTCATGTTCGACTTGACAAGTCGTTGTACGTTAAATAG TATTCCAACATGGTATCACCGAGCCAGAAAATGGAATCAGGTAATTTTCTATGCACTGTATTTTCTTTTACTAAAAAACAAG ACGGCAATCCCAATATTGATAGGAACAAAGTTCGATGACTTCATCCAGCTCCCATTAGATTTGCAATGGGCAATCGCGAGTCAG GCAAGAGCTTATGCAAAGGCATTCAACGCAACACTTTTCTTTTCCAGTGCAACCTACAACATAAATGTGAACAAGATCTTCAAATTCATCACAGCCAAGCTCTTTGACTTACCGTGGACCGTCGAGCGGAATCTGACCATTGGAGAGCCCATTATTGATTTCTAG
- the LOC133732705 gene encoding uncharacterized protein LOC133732705 → MANPTRPEFDILDSEGLEYHRWVSDVETAFVAKDYTATITDPKDDELSNKVKANALMFLRRHIDPSLRWEYLQLKTPKELWDALKGRFGNIHDTLLPELAVQWNGIRLLDYKRVNDFNKDMLRFKARLNFCGREITEDNMIYKTLTTFPTSAFILANQYKLEYDNKRITTFNKLISLLQVAERHNEVLLNNNARPEANYEKMKGGKNSMQRGLDVLIPTHVATMHHVERDVEVVETRDFSERDVLSLEDKLDIYLNEMRSNSEFSQLKGIGSLAKKLVETGKHKTHAAVYKLLTLALVLPVATASVEKVFSAMNIVKNPLRNRMGDQWVNDSLLVYIEKDIFNSIGNDAIMQRFQNMRSRRGQLPSR, encoded by the exons atggctaatccaactcgacctgaatttgacatcttggactcagaaggacttgagtaccatcgttgggtttccgatgtagaaactgcctttgtggcaaaagactacactgccaccattaccgaccccaaagatgatgaactatctaataaggtgaaagcaaatgccttaatgtttctgaggcgacatattgatcctagcctacgctgggagtaccttcagttgaagacacccaaagaactgtgggatgcccttaagggacgttttgggaacattcatgacactttgctcccagaactggccgttcagtggaatggaatccgcttgcttgactacaaaagggtcaatgacttcaacaaggacatgttgcgcttcaaggcacgtctcaatttctgtggaagggaaatcacagaAGATAATATGATCTATAAGACTCTTACcacctttcctacttcagcgtttatactagcgaaccagtataagttggagtatgacaacaaaagaatcacaaccttcaataagttgataagcctactgcaagtggctgagagacataatgaggttctcttgaacaacaatgctAGGCCTGAGGCTAATTATGAAaaaatgaaaggtggaaagaactccATGCAAAGGGGtttggacgtgctgatccctacccacgtggcaacaatgcaccatgTGGAAAGGGACGTGGAGGTggtggaaacaag AGATTTTTCTGAAAGAGATGTCTTATCACTTGAAGACAAGCTTGATATTTATCTTAATGAAATGCGATCCAACAGTGAATTTTCTCAATTGAAAGGAATTGGTAGTCTTGCTAAAAAATTGGTGGAGACAGGAAAGCACAAAACACATGCAGCAGTCTACAAGCTTCTAACTTTGGCTTTAGTTCTACCGGTTGCAACAGCTTCAGTGGAAAAAGTATTCTCAGCTATGAACATTGTGAAGAATCCACTTCGTAATAGAATGGGAGATCAATGGGTGAATGATAGTTTGCTTGTTTACATTGAGAAAGATATATTCAATAGCATTGGTAATGATGCTATAATGCAGCGTTTTCAAAATATGAGATCGCGCCGTGGACAATTACCGTCTCGTTGA
- the LOC133726048 gene encoding uncharacterized protein LOC133726048, with protein MGSLVKLIDALLFLLLLAIAFETPLIEGQACLPITLYPDFLVELRSWYAGEVGDYLMTETPDFYVGIIWVELLFQWPLVLVNLYGILAGKHWFNTTCLSYGISLFTGMVPIFAELTRSGRAPEKLLTVYYSFLSVGVVAILRGLLPNSSSTKFSSSTIGKRPASGRKKRV; from the exons aTGGGGTCTCTTGTTAAGCTCATTGATGCTTTGCTCTTCCTCTTGCTCCTCGCGATCGCTTTTGAAACCCCATTGATTGAAGGGCAAGCATGTCTCCCTATCACCCTCTACCCAGATTTTCTCGTCGAACTCCGGAGCTGGTACGCAGGAGAAGTTGGTGACTACCTCATGACTGAGACGCCGGATTTCTACGTCGGGATCATATGGGTTGAGCTTCTTTTTCAATGGCCTCTGGTGCTTGTGAATCTTTATGGCATTTTAGCTGGGAAGCATTGGTTCAACACCACGTGCTTGAGTTATGGCATTTCTCTATTCACCGGCATG GTGCCTATATTTGCAGAACTCACAAGATCAGGAAGGGCTCCGGAAAAGTTATTGACGGTGTACTATTCGTTCTTGAGTGTGGGTGTTGTAGCCATACTTCGTGGATTGCTTCCCAACTCATCATCGACCAAGTTCTCTTCTTCAACCATTGGCAAGAGACCTGCCTCCGGTAGGAAGAAGAGAGTTTGA
- the LOC133726046 gene encoding uncharacterized protein LOC133726046 — protein sequence MSESRPVPRRESPWGTPEGDHRQPKAHRCNDRAEDVIQACFEGNPFKTVPGPFKLFYQCMRSKPGEEPTEPYTYLQLDPPTREVKLE from the exons ATGAGCGAGAGTCGACCAGTGCCGCGAAGAGAGAGCCCATGGGGCACGCCGGAGGGAGACCATCGTCAACCCAAGGCCCATCGCTGCAATGACCGAGCTGAGGACGTCATCCAA GCTTGTTTTGAGGGAAACCCCTTTAAGACAGTCCCAGGGCCATTCAAACTCTTCTATCAGTGCATGCGATCTAAACCTGG GGAGGAACCAACAGAGCCATATACATATTTGCAGCTGGATCCTCCAACAAGGGAGGTGAAACTTGAGTGA